Proteins from a single region of Acidovorax sp. NCPPB 3576:
- the glgX gene encoding glycogen debranching protein GlgX: MNTPSAPVASRHRKVRYTVEPGRYWPQGATASRHGVNFAVYAPSAEKVEVCLFSEDDQETARIALPCLTRDTWHGLVKGLKVGQKYGLRVHGPYEPGNGHRFNAAKLLLDPYALALDRPVLGHAEQFGYELDQDEEDLKPSSMDNGAVAPKCRVVKSRFDWGDDASPRVPAKDTVFYEVHVKGFTQTMPGVPEPLRGTYAGLASDAAIAHLRDLGVTSVELLPVQAFLDDKRLVDNDLTNYWGYNTVAFFAPEPRYSASKTDGGVDEFKAMVKALHAAGLEVILDVVYNHTGEGNHLGPTISFKGIDNAAYYRLSPEDARYYVDYTGTGNTVDTSSPAALRLVLDSLRYWVTEMHVDGFRFDLACAMGRDPSGAFTHRAAFFAAVAQDPVLSKTKLIAEPWDLGPDGYQVGGFPVGWMEWNGRYRDAVRDYWRNADSSLPSFAACLCGSADMLAPRKRPPVDSVNIVTVHDGFSLADLVSYNEKHNDANKEDNRDGENHNRSWNCGAEGPSDDPEIQALRARQMRNFIATLFVSHGTPLLLGGDEIARTQHGNNNGYCQDSALSWYDWNQATGEAELMGFTKALLALRHSLPVLRPAVHPAGTTGHPACVALNWHSVWGLSMTPEEWEDPQVRCVAALMEGHGDSESVMLLFNATPDDAVFTLPQDERGRMWTVRVDTRTAAVPPADATDIPAGGQWTLQPHSMAVLTTPSRTDQP, translated from the coding sequence ATGAATACGCCTTCCGCTCCCGTTGCATCGCGCCACAGAAAAGTCCGTTACACCGTCGAACCTGGCCGTTATTGGCCCCAGGGCGCTACCGCGAGCCGGCATGGCGTGAACTTTGCCGTCTATGCGCCATCGGCTGAAAAAGTGGAGGTTTGCCTGTTCTCCGAAGACGACCAGGAGACAGCGCGCATTGCGTTGCCCTGCCTAACCCGGGATACCTGGCACGGATTGGTGAAAGGTTTGAAGGTCGGGCAAAAATACGGACTGCGCGTGCATGGACCCTATGAACCTGGCAACGGGCACCGATTCAACGCGGCCAAGCTGTTGCTTGATCCGTACGCACTGGCTCTCGACCGGCCCGTGCTCGGCCATGCGGAACAGTTTGGCTATGAACTGGACCAGGACGAAGAAGACCTGAAACCCAGCAGCATGGACAACGGCGCGGTGGCGCCCAAGTGCCGGGTCGTGAAATCGCGCTTCGACTGGGGCGATGACGCCTCGCCCCGCGTGCCGGCCAAGGACACCGTTTTCTACGAGGTGCATGTGAAGGGCTTCACCCAGACCATGCCCGGGGTTCCCGAGCCCCTGCGGGGCACCTATGCCGGGCTCGCAAGCGATGCAGCCATTGCCCATCTTCGCGACCTGGGTGTCACCAGCGTTGAACTGCTGCCGGTCCAGGCCTTTCTGGACGACAAACGGCTGGTGGACAACGATCTCACCAACTACTGGGGCTACAACACCGTCGCTTTCTTTGCGCCCGAACCGCGTTACAGCGCATCCAAGACCGACGGCGGAGTGGACGAATTCAAGGCCATGGTGAAGGCGCTGCACGCCGCCGGCCTGGAAGTGATTCTGGACGTGGTCTACAACCACACCGGGGAGGGCAACCACCTCGGCCCTACCATCAGCTTCAAAGGGATCGACAACGCCGCGTATTACCGCCTGTCTCCAGAAGATGCAAGGTATTACGTGGACTACACCGGCACCGGCAACACCGTGGACACGAGCAGCCCGGCCGCGCTGCGGCTGGTGCTCGACAGCCTGCGCTACTGGGTGACGGAAATGCACGTGGATGGTTTCCGCTTCGACCTGGCCTGCGCGATGGGCCGCGATCCCTCGGGGGCTTTCACGCACCGTGCCGCTTTTTTCGCGGCCGTGGCGCAAGACCCCGTGCTTTCGAAAACCAAGCTCATCGCCGAGCCATGGGACCTGGGACCAGACGGTTACCAGGTGGGCGGATTTCCGGTGGGATGGATGGAATGGAACGGCCGCTACCGCGACGCGGTGCGCGATTACTGGCGCAATGCCGACAGCAGCCTGCCCTCGTTCGCCGCCTGCCTGTGCGGCAGCGCAGACATGCTGGCGCCCCGCAAGCGCCCGCCAGTGGACAGCGTGAACATCGTCACGGTGCATGATGGCTTCAGCTTGGCTGACCTGGTGAGCTACAACGAAAAGCACAACGACGCCAACAAGGAAGACAACCGTGACGGGGAAAACCACAACCGCAGTTGGAATTGCGGTGCCGAGGGCCCGTCGGACGATCCTGAGATACAAGCCCTGCGTGCGCGCCAGATGCGCAACTTCATTGCCACGCTGTTTGTCTCGCACGGCACGCCTTTGCTGCTGGGCGGCGACGAAATAGCACGCACCCAGCACGGTAACAACAACGGCTATTGCCAGGACAGCGCTTTGTCCTGGTATGACTGGAACCAGGCCACGGGCGAGGCAGAACTGATGGGCTTCACCAAGGCTCTGCTGGCGCTACGGCACTCGTTGCCCGTGTTGCGGCCTGCGGTGCATCCTGCAGGCACCACCGGGCATCCTGCGTGCGTGGCACTCAATTGGCACAGCGTCTGGGGCCTGTCGATGACGCCGGAGGAATGGGAAGACCCTCAGGTGCGCTGCGTGGCCGCGTTGATGGAGGGCCATGGCGATAGCGAATCGGTCATGTTGCTGTTCAATGCAACACCCGACGATGCGGTTTTCACCTTGCCTCAGGACGAGCGCGGTCGCATGTGGACGGTACGGGTGGACACTCGCACCGCAGCCGTGCCACCCGCAGACGCGACGGATATCCCTGCGGGCGGGCAGT